CGACGCCCAGGGAGGCCAGCAGGCGGAAGGTCGCCACCTCGACCGCGAAGATCGCGGGCTGGGTGAAGGCGGTCCGGTCGAGCAGCCGGGCCTCGGCGCTGTCCGGCTCGGCCCAGACGACGTCCTTGATCGGGCGTGGTAGCCGATCGTCCAGGGCGGCGGCCACCTCGTCGAACGCCGACCGCCAGACCGGGAAGTCCCGGTGCGCCCGGCGTCCCATGCCGAGCCGCTGACTGCCCTGCCCCGGGAACAGCACCGCGACCGGCGCGGTCCCGGACCGTCCCGTCACGACCCCGGCCGCCGGACGGCCGCCGGCCAGCGCGTCCAGTCCGGCCGGCGCGTCACCGGCGACGGCGGCGCGCCACTCGAACGCGGTCCGCGTGGTGGCCAGGCTCCGCGGCAGCCCCGGGGGGATCTCGCCGTGCTCCGCGATGAGGTCCCGCAGCCGCGCCGCCTGCTCCCTCAGCGCGGGCTCGGTCCTGGCGCTGAGCACCAGGGGGGTCCGCGGCGCGCGGGCGTCCGGCTCCCGGGGAGATTCGGGCGTCTCAGGACGTCCGTACGGCTCGGGAGCCTCTGCCACCACGATGTGGCAGTTGGTCCCGCCCATACCGAAGGAGCTGACGCCGGCGACGAGCCGCTCGTTCTCCCGTGGCCAGGCGCCGCCCCGATCGCGTACCGCCAGGCGCCAGGCGTCCAGATCGATGTCCGGGTTCGGCTCGGAGTAGTTGAGGCTCGCGGGCAGCCGGCGTTCGCCGACGCTGAGAACGGTCTTCAGCAGGCCGGCGATCCCGGCCGCGCCCTCCAGGTGCCCGATGTTGGTCTTGACGGAGCCGACGTGCAGCACCGGACCCCCGTTTCGGGCGAGGTCGAGGGCCCTGGCCTCCACCGGGTCCCCGACCCGCGTGCCGGTGCCGTGCAGCTCGACGTACTGCACGTCGGACGGCGACACCTCGGCCGCCGCCCATGCCCTCCGGATCACCTCGGCCTGCGCCTCCGCGCTCGGCACGGTGAGCCCGTCGGTCGTGCCGTCGTTGTTGACGGCGCTCCCGAGCAGCACCGCGTAAACGCGGTCACCGTCCTCGACCGCCGCGTCCAGCGGCTTGAGCAGCACCAACCCGGCGCCCTCACCGCGAACGTAGCCGTTGGCCCGGCGGTCGAAGGTGTGGCAGCGCCCGTCAGGGGACAGCCCGCCGAAACGCGCGACCGCGGCGGTTCCGGCCGGGTCCACGATCAGATTCACGCCGCCGGCGAGCGCGAGCCGGGTCTCGCCGCGCCGCAGGCTCTCGACGGCCAGGTGCACCGCGACCAGCGACGACGACTGGGCGGTGTCCACCGCGATGCTCGGCCCCCGCAGGCCGAGGGCGTAGGACACCCGGTTGGCGATGATGCCCCTGGTCGTCCCCGTGAGCGTGTGACGCCCGATCGCCGAGGCGCGCGACAGCGCGGCGTACTCGTCGGCGATGGAGCCGACGAACACGCCGGTCGCGCTGCCCGAGAGCGTGGCGGGGACCAGGCCCGCGTCCTCCAGCGCCTCCCAGGCCAGCTCCAGCACAAGCCGCTGCTGCGGGTCCATCGCCGCGGCCTCGCGCGGTGAGACGCCGAAGAACCCGGCGTCGAACCCGCCGATGTCATCGAGGTAGCCGCCGTACCGGACGCCCGGGTTGTCCCGGGCGATTCCGGCCAGGACGGCGGAGGAGTCCCGGTGTCCGGGGATCTCGCGGACGGCGCCGCGCCCCTCGTCGAGCAACCGCCAGAAAGCGCGCGGGTCCGGCGCCCCCGGGAGGCGGCACGCTGTTCCGATCACCGCGATCGGCCGGGACACCTGCTGGTCGTTGCTGCTCAACTGCTGCCTCACTCTCGCTCGTGACGGCATGACGGCGTGGCCGTACGAGGCCGTGGGTGTGCGGTGTCGTGGGTGTGCGGTGTCGTGACGGTGCGCCGCGCGGCGGGAGGAACGGCGGGGTCAGTCCCGGCCGGTGAGCGCCAGCCACACCGTCTCCGCCACGTCCCGCGACCGCGGGGTCAGGTAGAAGTGATCCCCGGGGAAGGTCCTGAGCCGGAACCCGCCGGAGGTGTTGTCCCGCCACCGCTCCACCTCGGCGACGGCCGCCAGCGGGTCGCGGTCCCCGGTCAGCGCCACGATCGGGCAGCCGACCCGCGCGCCCGGCGCCGGGACGTACGCCCGCAGGGCGCGGTAGTCGCTGCGCAGCGCCGGAAGGACGAGATCGCGCAGGTCCTCGTCCTCCAGTGCCAGGGGGGAGGTCCCGCCGAGGCGTACGACCTCCTCGATCAGGGAGCGGTCGTCACGCAGGATCGCCGGGTCGACCCGGGTCAGGGCCGGAGCGCGCCCGCCCGAGACGAAGAGCAGATCCGGGGCGGCGCCGAGGCTCCGCCCGCCGAGCAGCGCGGCCTCGAAGGCCACCAGGGCGCCCATGCTGTGCCCGAAGAAGGCGAGGGGCGCGGCCGGCCGCTCCTCGGCGACCACCGCCGCGATCCGGCGGGCGAGTTCCCGCAGGTCCTCGACGGCCGGTTCGCCGCGCCGGTCCAGGCGGCCCGGGTACTGGACGGCGAGCACGCGCACCGCCGGCGAGAGCTCCTGGGCCAGCGGGACGAAGAAGCCGGCCGACCCACCGGCGTGGGGGAACACCACCACGCAGGGGGCACCGGCGACGGCCGGGGCGAACTGCCGCAGCCAGTCGCTCCTGGTCGACGTCCCCGTCGCGGTCATCGGCCCGTCCTCGCGCGGGCCGCCCCAAGGGCGGCGGTGAGCGCCGCCGTGACCCGGGGGTCGGCGTCGGGCCGCATCTCCTGTATCGCGAGCAGGCTCCACACCCGGGTCTCCGCCAGGTACGACGGGGCGCCGTGCACGTCGGGGTGCTCGATCAGCCTCAGGTCGCGCACGGAGCGCCTGAGCCGCTCGGTGTCCCCCGGGGGGATTACCTCGTCCCCGGTCGCGGTCACGGCGGCGAACGGGATCTCCAGGTCGCGCAGGCTCCGGTCGTCGAGCGCCCAGTGCCGGATGTGCGCGAACACCGCGTCGGGCGACACGCCCGCCAGGTGCGCCAGGGTGTCCCTGGTGATCCTCGGCACCCGCGCCTGCCAGGCGGTGTCGGTGAAGAAGTCGTGGATCGGCGTCCCGTTGCCGACCAGGCCACGGATCCGCCGATCGCGCAGCGCGGCGGCGATCGCCAGATGACCGCTGAAACTCAGCGCGAGCAGATACGTCTCGGACACCTTCGCCCGCCCGGCCAGGGCGTCCAGTATCGCCGGGAACAGCCGCCAGCCGTCCGGGCCGTACCGCAGGGGGCTCTCGCCGACGCCGGGGAGTTCGGCCACGACCCCGGCCATCCCGAAGGCCGCGATCTGCGGCAGCACCGGGGCCCACTGCTCCTTGGGGCTCACGATGCCGCCGGTCACCACCAGCAGCGGGCGAGGCTCCTGGGCGGACAGGCCCGTGGCCCACACCTTGACGGGGAGCCCGCCGACCTCGACGGTGACCGGTTCGATCCCGGGCTGCTCCCGCCGCCAGCGTTCGAACGCCTCGACGCAGCGCGCGAGGGCCCGTTTGCGGCCCGGACCGTCGACGAACGGGAACCGTCCCATGTTGTAGTACTGGCAGGCCGCCAGCGTCTCACCCGCGGCCTCCGCCTCCTCCCCCGCGCGGATCCACTCGTGGGGCCACGAGCCCGGCTCGTCACCGGTGTCGGAGGTGATCCGCTCCAGCAGGCTCGCGTAGTGGCCGGCGGGCAGGTTCTGTGAGATCGCGTGCGCCACCACGAACCGCTTGAGCTCGGACAGGTCGTTCATCGAATGCCTCCAGCGCGTCCTTGATCTCGGTGAGTACGTCGGCGCCCTCCGCGCCGTCGATCACGCGGTGGTCGAACGCCATGGAGAGCCGCATGACCGGGGCGATCCCGATCGCGCCGTCCCGGACGACCGGGCGGTCGGCGATCCGGCCGACCCCCAGGGTGATCGTGGTGCCGCCGACGGAGTGGAAGCCGTCGATCGCCCGGTGACCGAGCGAGGTGACGCTGAACGTCCCGGTGACGGCGGGCCGCCGGTCGAGCAGTCCCGCCGCCTCCCGGAACCGGTCGAGCGCCACCTGCCACGGGAGCCGCCGCAGGGCCCGGATACCGGCGAACTCCTCGGCGGTGTCGGGGTCGGCCTCGATCGCCCGGTCCAGGTGCGCCTGGACGTCGGCGAGGCTCGCGCTCTCCAGGCGGGGGATCACCGTCGCCAGCACGACCCGGCGGCCGTCCAGCGTCTTGTCGAGGGTGACCTTCGCGGCGACGGTGTCGTACGTGGCGACGACCGGGTCCAGTCGGCCCTGGATCGCCGCGTTCGCCTCTGGGTGCTTGCGCAGCACGTCCGCGGCCGCGTGCACGACGTAGGAGACGACCGACCGGCGCTCACCCGCCCGCCGGGCCCGCTCGCGGCCCGCGACGATCGCCGTCGCGTCCACCTCGGTGTCGAGGAAGACCGGCGAGAAGTCACGGATCTGGTCGAGGAAGAAAAGGGTGTGGCGGCGCTGGGTGGCGAAAGGCTGCTCGGTCAACGGTTCACCATCTCGTAGATCGATTCGAGGTTCGCCGCCTCCAGGAAACCCGGTAGCGACAACGGCTTTCCCAGGTGCTTCTCCAGCAGGATGAGCATCGCCAGGAGCCGCACCGAGTCCCAGCCGGAGAGATCGTCGAAGGCCCGCCCCAGGTCCCCGGCGTCGATGTCGAGCCCGATCTCGTCCTGGAGCAGGTCCACGAACTCCGCCCGCGAGATCCCGGCCGTCATCGGCCACGCTCCAGCGCGAGGCCGGCCTTGATCCACTTACTCGACTCGATGGCCACCGCGACCGCGCGCGACGGCGCCGTCATCTCGGACAGCAGGCGGTCGAGCTGGAAGAACAGCAGGGCGTTGCCGTTGTTGCCGGTCTCGCCGACGCAGGAGATCTCCTTGGCCGACGAGAAGTCCAGCCGCTTGGCGATCTTGCCGGTCATGGTTACGGACAACTGGGGAGGCAGCAGGTAGTCGACCTGGTCCCGCTCCCAGCCGAGGTCGTCCAGCAGTTCCTCGGCGACCTCCTCGGCCAGGACGGGCACGAGCCTCTCGATGGCCTTGTAGTCCTCGCTCGCCGACGCCTCGGCGGCATCGCGGTCCGCCAGGCCGTACCACCGCAGGATCTGGCCGGGGGCGCGGTCCAGGCCCGACAGTCTGGTGAGCACCGACCGGACCACCGGCGCCTGGGGGTGGTCCTCGGTGCTGAGCACCGCGGCGCCCGCGCCGTCACCGAACAGCAGGTAGTTGACCACCTCGTCGGGCGGCAACGCGGCCAGGTCGACCTTGACGTCGTAGTGCTTGGCGATGACGTCCCCGCCGATCACCAGCGCGGTCCGGTATCGGCCGGTGGCCAGCAGCGCGGCCGCCACGTCGAAGGTCTGCACGGCTCCCGAGCAGCCCGACTGGAGCTGGAAGGTCGGCACGCCGTCGATGCGCAGCCGGTCGGCGATCACGTTCACGGTGGTCGGCATCAGCGTGTCCGGCGTGGCGGTGCCGAGTACCACCACGTCGATCTCCTCGGCGGAGATCCCGGCGCGGGCGAGGGCCTGGACCGCCGCGAGCTCGCCGAGATCGGCCAGGTCGTGGCGGCGCTCGCCCGATTTCAGGTCGATCGCGAGGTGCCGGGTCCGCGTGCCGATGAAGGTGTCGACCCACTGCTGCCAGAGGCGGTCCATGCCGAAACGCTCGGCCAGTGCGGCGGTGTCGATGGGAGGCCCCGGCAGGGCCGTCCCCACGGACAGAACTCGTATCGGGCTTTCCCCCATGCTGCTCCTCCATCGAGCCGTGTCCGCGTCACGCGTGTCGTCGTCAGGCGGTCCGGTCCGGCAACTCCCGAGGTGGCGCCGCGGATCCCACGTCGGCCTTCCGCGTCGGAACGCTAATGACGCCTGCTAAAGCAGCACTAAGCGAGCGATGAACCGCCCTGCCGGAGGGGCCGGCGACAGAACGCCCCCGTCCCGGCCCCACCGGGGAGCGGGCCCGCCAGGGAGCGGGCCCGACGGGACTTCGGGGGCGGAGCCGAGACCGGGGCGGTGCCGTCCGTCCGCCCGCGAGGCTCGCCCGCCGATCCGGACCCGGCCGGTGGACGGTGGTGGGGTCGTCCCGCACGGGCCCGGCGAGGTCCTGGCCGACGTCAGGAGCTCGTGAGGATGACGAGTCGCTGGGTCGCCCGGGTCATCGCGACATAGCGGTCGACCGCTCCTTCGACGCCCCCGCCGAACGCCTCCGGGTCGATGAGGACGACCAGGTCGAACTCGAGCCCCTTCGACAGCTCCGGGGTCAGCGACCGGACGCGGGACGTCGCCCGGAACGTGGGATCGCCGATGACGCAGGCGATCCCGTCGGCGTTCGCGGCGAGCCAGGTGTCGAGGACCGAGCTCAGCTCCGAGGTGGATCCGTGGACGACGGGGACGCCGCCGCTGCGGATGGAGGTCGGCACGTTGGCGTCCGGGAGCACGGCCCTGATGACCGGCTCGGCCTCCGCCATGATCTCCTCCGGCGTCCGGTAGTTGACGCTCAGGGAGGCCAGGTCGATCCGGTCGAGCCCGATCCGCTCGAGCCGTTCCCGCCACGACTCCGTGAACCCGTGCCTGGCCTGGGCGCGGTCCCCGACGATGGTGAAGCTCCGGGACGGGCAGCGGAGCAGCAGCATCTGCCACTCCGCGTCGGTCAGTTCCTGGGCCTCGTCCACGACGACGTGCGCGAACGGGCCGGCGAGCAGGTCCGGGTCGGCGCCGGGCGGCGTGGTCCCGTCGACCAGGGCATCCTTCAGGTCCTGTCCGCGCAGCATCGTCACCGCGCCCTCACCGTCGTCGTCGGCCTCGAGCAGGATGTCGACGACCCTGTCCATGTGCTCGCGTTCCGCGGCGACGGAGGCTTCGTGCCGGCGCCTGCGTCGCGACGCCTCCGGGTCGCCGAGTCGCTGCCGTGCCGCGTCCAGGAGCGGCAGGTCGGACACCGTCCAGGCCTGGGCGTCCGCGCGCCGCAGCCTCCGGACGTCGTCGGGGCCGAGCCAGGGCGCGCACATCCGCAGGTAGGCGGGTACCGACCACAGGTCTCCGACGAGGTCGGCCGCCTCGATCAGCGGCCACGCGCGGTTGAAGGTCGTGAGCAGCCGCCTGTCCCGCAGCAGCGACTTGCGGAGCAGGTGCTCCGGCGCGTCGCCGTCGTGCTTGTCCACCAGGATCGTGAGCAGCTCCTCCCAGATCCGGTCGCGCGCCTCGTTGTGCGGGGTACCGGGTTCCGCCGCCTCGAAAGCCTCGGCCCAGTCGTCGGCGCTCAGCCAGATGTCGGACCAGTCGGTCGTGACCGTCATCCCCTCGGCGGGCGGGTTCTCGTAGAACCTGACGGCCGGCTCGATCGCCTTCACCAGGTCCGCGGACGACTTCAGGCGGGCCACGTCCGGGTCGGTCTCGATCGCCGCCGCGGCTCCCTCGGCGACGAGGTCCCGCAGGGTGCAGGTCCGCACGCCCTCCTCTCCGAGGCTGGGAAGGACGTCGGCGACGTAGGCCAGGTAGGGCTGGTGCGGACCGACGAACAGCACGCCACCCCGGCGGTGACCGAGGCGAGGGTCGGAGTAGAGGAGGTAGGCCGAGCGGTGCAGGGCGACGACGGTCTTCCCCGTACCCGGACCGCCGTCGACGACGAGGGCGCCGCGGGATCCCGCGCGGATGATGGCGTCCTGGTCGGCCTGGATGGTGGCGAGCACGTCTCGCATCCGGGCCGACCGGTTTCCGCCCAGGCTCGCGATGAAGGCGGACTGGTCGTCGAGCGCGGCGTGTCCCTCGAACCCGTCCGCGGTGAACACCTCGTCCCAGTAGTCGCTGATCCGGCCGAGGGTCCAGCGGTACCTGCGGCGGCTCGCCAGACCCATCGGGTTGGCGTGGGTCGCCCCGAAGAACGGCTCGGCCGCCGGGGAGCGCCAGTCGAGCAGCAGCCGGCGGCCCGCGCTGTCCGTGAGGCCGAGCCGTCCGACGTACACGGGCTCGGGATCGTCCTCGCCGACCATGCGTCCGAGGCACAGGTCCAGGCCGAAGCGCCGCAGGGCTCGCAGGCGGGCGGTGAGCCGGTGGATCTCCAGGTCCCGGTCCAGCGCCTGCCGGCCTTTGCCGCCGGGCGACTTCCGCTCGGCGTCGAGGCGGCCGGACAGGTCGGTGATCGACTGCTGGAGGCTCTCCGCGATGGCCGCGAAGTGCTGCTCGTCGCCGGCGATCAGCGCCGGGTCGGCCTTGGGGGTGAGGTGGTCGGGAAGGTCAAACGCGCTGTCGGTCACACGCACTTCGTATTCCCCGTTTCCGCAGGTTCCGGCTTCGGCGGATGATTCTGCAGCACGACCCGGGTCTTGCCGCAAGCCCCCCGGTGCGCTATACGTTGAGAGTGGAAAGGAGCGGTTGCTCCCCTTTCCCCTCATCGTCCGTCGTGGACGGACAGGCCCTTCGCGAGGCGGCGGCACTCCGCGCGCGCCGGTGGCGTCGGCCCGGGAGGATCACCACAGGCCTACGCGGCAGCCGCCCCGGCCGGTGACGACGACCTCGGAATACCCGGTGTACGGGCGTCCGGACGTGCGGTCAGGTCATCTCCATCCGGTCACGCAGGATCGCGACGCCGTCGCCGCCGAGTTCGTCACAGTACGTCGTGCGCCCGGTCATGGCCATCGTGAGCGCCAGGGTGGTGCCGGACACGAGCGCGCCGGAGCCGGTCGCGAAGGGGCCGTCGTCGGCGACGAGCCGCAGGCCACGGATCCGTTTCCCGGTCGGAACGACGAGGTCGGAGCCCTGGTAGTACTCGGCCAACAGGGTGAGGGTCGTGATCGGGTAGTCGCGGCGAATGCCCAGCGGTCGCCGGATGTCCTCCGCGTGCACGATCACTTCGCCCAGCATCGCCGCGACCGGCAGAAGCGGGCTGGTCGTGCTCGTGACGACGCGGCGGAACCTGTCGTGCGTCTCGGCCGCGTTCGCGCCCAGCTGCTCGGCGAGCCGCATGGCGACCTGCTTGTCAAAGTCGAACCGGCAGCGGATCACGCCCGCCAGCCACCGCGCCGGAGTGATGCCCGCCCCCGAGGCGAGGTGCGCCAGCACCTCGCGCACGGTCAACCCGGTACACAGTGACGGCGTCGCCCACTGCTCGTCGGTCAGATTCGCCAGGTCGGCCGCGAGGGCCGCCCGCTCGGCGTGGACCAGTGGCCAGATGCCGGACGCGCGGCGCCGGCTCGCCTTCGGCGCCGGATCGGCCATTTCGGGCGGCGTGTTGTCGTGGGTCATGGGAGTCCTCGTGGCAGTCGGCGGGAACGGTCACAGGGTGAGACCTGCGCCACGGGGCGAAGTCGTCGCTCGTGAGCAATCTTTTCGCAGGTGATCCGGGTTGTCGTGGGTGCCCCTTCGGGTCGTCGGCGATCGCGGCGGTCAGGGCCGCGGAGTCGGCGGTCGTCGCGATCAGTGCGCGGGTGACGCCGCCCGGGGGTCGTCCTCCTCGGGCTTCTCACCGCGGGCCTCCTCGGCGCCGGTGTCGTCCGGCCCCGAGCCGCCGGCTCCGCCGCTCGCCTGGTCGAGTGGGTGGGCGATCTCGTCGGCCGGCATCCGCGCGAGCAGGATCGCCAGGATCGCGATGGGGAGCGGCAGGAGACCGGCGATGACGAACGTCGGGCCGAGGCCGATCACGATGCTGATCGGACCGGCGAGCGCCATCGACACGGGCATGAAGACGAGCGAGACGAAGAAGTCGAGGCTCGACACCCGGCCGAGCAGGGCGGGCGGCACCCGGCGCTGCAGCAGCGTGCCCCAGATCACCATCGGCGCGCTGAACAGCGCGCCGGTGATGAACGTGCCGAGGGCGATCACCCAGACGTCGTCGGCCAGCCCGATCAGCACGAACGGGAGACAGGCGACGCCCCACATCAGGTTCATCGTGGTCAGGTAGCGCCTCGGCAGCTTGCGGGACGCCATCGCCAGCGAGGCCAGCGCACCGCTGACGCCGAAGGCGGCCATCACGATCGCGTGCTCCTTCGGCCCGCCGCCGGCGCCGTCCTTGACCGCGAACGGGATCAGGACCTCTATCGGACCCATCGTCACGAGGATCATCAGCGAGGCGAAGATCAGCGTCGCGAACAGCCACGGCGTCCTGACCATGTAGACGAAGCCCTCGCGCAGGTCGGTCAGCATCGACCGTACGGGATGCCGCAGCTCGTCCGGGCTCCGGTCGCGCCGGAGCGGAACGGGCCGCAGCAGGACCAGGAAGATCGTCGCCGCCACCTGCGTCACGGCGCCCGCGGTCAGCGCCGCCGCCGGCGAGTAGGCCGCCACCATGAAGCTCGCGACCGCCGGGCCGGCGGCCTGCATGACGATCGGCCGCAACGTTCCCTCGACACCGTTGGCGGCGAGCAGGTGGTCGGCCGGCACGATCGAGGGCAGCATCGCGGAGTAGGCCGGGTAGTAGAAGCCGCTGCCGACGCCCCGGAGGAACGCGATCGCGGCGAGGTGCCAGATCTCGATCACGCCCAGCAACGCGAGTGCCGCGATCAGGATGGCCGCCCCCGCCAGGACCAGTTCGGTGACCAGCAGGACCCGGCGCTGCGGCAACCGGTCGGCGATCACGCCACCGAGCAGGACCGTGGCGACCATGCCCACGGCCGAGCCGGTTGACACGATCGAGAGCTCGGCGGCTCCGCCGTCGAG
This region of Streptosporangium sp. NBC_01495 genomic DNA includes:
- a CDS encoding maleylpyruvate isomerase family mycothiol-dependent enzyme, whose protein sequence is MADPAPKASRRRASGIWPLVHAERAALAADLANLTDEQWATPSLCTGLTVREVLAHLASGAGITPARWLAGVIRCRFDFDKQVAMRLAEQLGANAAETHDRFRRVVTSTTSPLLPVAAMLGEVIVHAEDIRRPLGIRRDYPITTLTLLAEYYQGSDLVVPTGKRIRGLRLVADDGPFATGSGALVSGTTLALTMAMTGRTTYCDELGGDGVAILRDRMEMT
- a CDS encoding thioesterase II family protein — encoded protein: MTATGTSTRSDWLRQFAPAVAGAPCVVVFPHAGGSAGFFVPLAQELSPAVRVLAVQYPGRLDRRGEPAVEDLRELARRIAAVVAEERPAAPLAFFGHSMGALVAFEAALLGGRSLGAAPDLLFVSGGRAPALTRVDPAILRDDRSLIEEVVRLGGTSPLALEDEDLRDLVLPALRSDYRALRAYVPAPGARVGCPIVALTGDRDPLAAVAEVERWRDNTSGGFRLRTFPGDHFYLTPRSRDVAETVWLALTGRD
- a CDS encoding 2-oxo acid dehydrogenase subunit E2, with translation MTEQPFATQRRHTLFFLDQIRDFSPVFLDTEVDATAIVAGRERARRAGERRSVVSYVVHAAADVLRKHPEANAAIQGRLDPVVATYDTVAAKVTLDKTLDGRRVVLATVIPRLESASLADVQAHLDRAIEADPDTAEEFAGIRALRRLPWQVALDRFREAAGLLDRRPAVTGTFSVTSLGHRAIDGFHSVGGTTITLGVGRIADRPVVRDGAIGIAPVMRLSMAFDHRVIDGAEGADVLTEIKDALEAFDERPVRAQAVRGGARDLTEPARRPLREPAGADHLRHR
- a CDS encoding acyl carrier protein, yielding MTAGISRAEFVDLLQDEIGLDIDAGDLGRAFDDLSGWDSVRLLAMLILLEKHLGKPLSLPGFLEAANLESIYEMVNR
- the helR gene encoding RNA polymerase recycling motor ATPase HelR — encoded protein: MTDSAFDLPDHLTPKADPALIAGDEQHFAAIAESLQQSITDLSGRLDAERKSPGGKGRQALDRDLEIHRLTARLRALRRFGLDLCLGRMVGEDDPEPVYVGRLGLTDSAGRRLLLDWRSPAAEPFFGATHANPMGLASRRRYRWTLGRISDYWDEVFTADGFEGHAALDDQSAFIASLGGNRSARMRDVLATIQADQDAIIRAGSRGALVVDGGPGTGKTVVALHRSAYLLYSDPRLGHRRGGVLFVGPHQPYLAYVADVLPSLGEEGVRTCTLRDLVAEGAAAAIETDPDVARLKSSADLVKAIEPAVRFYENPPAEGMTVTTDWSDIWLSADDWAEAFEAAEPGTPHNEARDRIWEELLTILVDKHDGDAPEHLLRKSLLRDRRLLTTFNRAWPLIEAADLVGDLWSVPAYLRMCAPWLGPDDVRRLRRADAQAWTVSDLPLLDAARQRLGDPEASRRRRRHEASVAAEREHMDRVVDILLEADDDGEGAVTMLRGQDLKDALVDGTTPPGADPDLLAGPFAHVVVDEAQELTDAEWQMLLLRCPSRSFTIVGDRAQARHGFTESWRERLERIGLDRIDLASLSVNYRTPEEIMAEAEPVIRAVLPDANVPTSIRSGGVPVVHGSTSELSSVLDTWLAANADGIACVIGDPTFRATSRVRSLTPELSKGLEFDLVVLIDPEAFGGGVEGAVDRYVAMTRATQRLVILTSS
- a CDS encoding 3-oxoacyl-ACP synthase III family protein, whose amino-acid sequence is MGESPIRVLSVGTALPGPPIDTAALAERFGMDRLWQQWVDTFIGTRTRHLAIDLKSGERRHDLADLGELAAVQALARAGISAEEIDVVVLGTATPDTLMPTTVNVIADRLRIDGVPTFQLQSGCSGAVQTFDVAAALLATGRYRTALVIGGDVIAKHYDVKVDLAALPPDEVVNYLLFGDGAGAAVLSTEDHPQAPVVRSVLTRLSGLDRAPGQILRWYGLADRDAAEASASEDYKAIERLVPVLAEEVAEELLDDLGWERDQVDYLLPPQLSVTMTGKIAKRLDFSSAKEISCVGETGNNGNALLFFQLDRLLSEMTAPSRAVAVAIESSKWIKAGLALERGR
- a CDS encoding MFS transporter; amino-acid sequence: MTEPTVAGGTAPRWLRGPLRPFQHGQYRLLVGSLTASMLGEGLWLMAMVWQVIALDGGAAELSIVSTGSAVGMVATVLLGGVIADRLPQRRVLLVTELVLAGAAILIAALALLGVIEIWHLAAIAFLRGVGSGFYYPAYSAMLPSIVPADHLLAANGVEGTLRPIVMQAAGPAVASFMVAAYSPAAALTAGAVTQVAATIFLVLLRPVPLRRDRSPDELRHPVRSMLTDLREGFVYMVRTPWLFATLIFASLMILVTMGPIEVLIPFAVKDGAGGGPKEHAIVMAAFGVSGALASLAMASRKLPRRYLTTMNLMWGVACLPFVLIGLADDVWVIALGTFITGALFSAPMVIWGTLLQRRVPPALLGRVSSLDFFVSLVFMPVSMALAGPISIVIGLGPTFVIAGLLPLPIAILAILLARMPADEIAHPLDQASGGAGGSGPDDTGAEEARGEKPEEDDPRAASPAH
- a CDS encoding alpha/beta fold hydrolase, translated to MNDLSELKRFVVAHAISQNLPAGHYASLLERITSDTGDEPGSWPHEWIRAGEEAEAAGETLAACQYYNMGRFPFVDGPGRKRALARCVEAFERWRREQPGIEPVTVEVGGLPVKVWATGLSAQEPRPLLVVTGGIVSPKEQWAPVLPQIAAFGMAGVVAELPGVGESPLRYGPDGWRLFPAILDALAGRAKVSETYLLALSFSGHLAIAAALRDRRIRGLVGNGTPIHDFFTDTAWQARVPRITRDTLAHLAGVSPDAVFAHIRHWALDDRSLRDLEIPFAAVTATGDEVIPPGDTERLRRSVRDLRLIEHPDVHGAPSYLAETRVWSLLAIQEMRPDADPRVTAALTAALGAARARTGR